A section of the Solitalea canadensis DSM 3403 genome encodes:
- a CDS encoding anaerobic ribonucleoside-triphosphate reductase activating protein — protein sequence MSTSNEHTLTKLKPQGPIYSITPFTLLDYPDKTACILWFAGCNMRCLYCYNPDVVLNKGSLSFEHVYRFLDSRKGLLDGVVLSGGECTMHKHIIPFIEKIKAMGFTVKIDTNGSRPMILHQLINDELIDYVALDFKALPDRFQYITQSNLFSKFEQTLSLLLTSTIKFEVRTTVHADLITTTDLIRMVSYLQTRGYKGNYYIQYFVNNVKTLSDLRFSPKELKRELLSTSQINLIFRE from the coding sequence GTGAGCACCAGCAACGAACACACTTTAACGAAATTAAAACCTCAAGGGCCGATTTATAGCATCACCCCTTTCACCTTATTAGACTACCCGGATAAAACAGCCTGTATTCTATGGTTTGCAGGCTGTAATATGCGGTGTTTATATTGTTATAACCCTGATGTTGTTTTAAACAAAGGTTCTTTGAGTTTTGAGCATGTTTATCGATTTCTTGATTCCAGGAAAGGGCTATTAGATGGCGTGGTACTTAGTGGAGGTGAATGTACCATGCATAAGCATATTATCCCTTTTATTGAAAAGATTAAAGCAATGGGATTTACAGTAAAAATTGATACCAACGGATCAAGACCTATGATCTTACATCAATTGATTAACGACGAACTTATTGATTATGTAGCACTGGATTTTAAAGCCTTGCCCGATCGGTTTCAATATATTACCCAATCAAACCTCTTTTCAAAATTTGAGCAAACACTTTCTTTATTATTGACATCAACAATTAAGTTTGAAGTAAGAACGACTGTACATGCTGATTTGATTACTACAACGGATCTAATCCGTATGGTATCTTATCTGCAAACAAGAGGTTATAAAGGAAATTATTACATCCAGTACTTTGTAAATAATGTTAAAACACTCTCCGATTTGAGGTTTTCACCTAAAGAATTAAAACGCGAACTTCTTTCAACTTCGCAAATCAACCTTATTTTTAGGGAATAG
- the nrdD gene encoding anaerobic ribonucleoside-triphosphate reductase: MKTTPQEFLNQHLDKRTKCLVYTRVMGYHRPVESFNIGKKGEHQQRTHFNEIKTSRADL, translated from the coding sequence ATGAAGACTACACCACAGGAGTTTCTTAACCAACACTTGGATAAAAGAACTAAATGCCTTGTCTACACAAGAGTGATGGGCTATCACAGGCCGGTAGAAAGTTTTAACATAGGAAAAAAAGGTGAGCACCAGCAACGAACACACTTTAACGAAATTAAAACCTCAAGGGCCGATTTATAG